The proteins below are encoded in one region of Pithys albifrons albifrons isolate INPA30051 chromosome 25, PitAlb_v1, whole genome shotgun sequence:
- the LOC139682965 gene encoding collagen alpha-1(VIII) chain-like yields the protein MGSGRPRGLLRALCILLVLAGHLCPVTAQWFSLGSEDTTPDPSTSLTAPTLDGGEDAETTREPIRKVLLSKPPLATAPRRRDHLARGAAKGPGHAPARTRSQHRPTEIFEGSAVEEEFLQIQTTAKGLPQWVPPAPEKDPALQVHNSSSCVCPARPGPPGPPGSPGMKGEKGDRGYPGERGQPGISGEKGKSGSPGQPGHQGPRGPPGPPGPPGPPGPPGTWGARSPPAPATLLEGSENELGPSSPVGHPGPPGPPGLPGMPGPPGYPGHDGPPGIPGREGKPGPPGPPGAVGPPGFPGPEGTPGSPGSAGPDGPPGAPGLPGPQGPPGVPGHEGPPGPTGPASLPGKPGLRGEPGFPGLKGEKGEHGLPGMPGNPGRTGDMGPPGMPGPMGPPGPPGDYRCDSRHGGHHGSAGTPGPKGEKGDPGEPGCCYGEHGCKPGHLPFPSTGSQPGSWGSISTYQRDSKEEAEIYGAIIPHGLRGPPGNPGPPGPPGPPGPPGLLYFNRMYPTRAQPPCKQPE from the exons ATGGGGTCCGGCAGACCCCGGGGCCTCCTCCGCGCCCTTTGCATCCTCCTGGTGCTGGCCGGGCACCTGTGCCCTGTCACGGCCCAGTGGTTCTCGCTGGGCTCGGAGGACACCACCCCGGATCCCAGCACCAGCCTCACGGCCCCCACCCTGGATGGGGGGGAAG ATGCAGAGACCACCAGGGAGCCCATAAGGAAGGTGCTGCTGAGCAAACCCCCACTGGCAACAGCCCCAAGACGTCGGGACCACCTCGCCAGGGGGGCAGCGAAGGGGCCAGGCCATGCCCCAGCACGCACACGGAGCCAG caccGACCCACAGAGATCTTCGAGGGGAGTGCCGTGGAAGAGGAGTTCCTGCAGATCCAG ACGACAGCGAAGGGGCTGCCCCAGTGGGTGCCCCCGGCCCCAGAGAAGGATCCTGCCCTCCAG GTGCACAACAGCTCCAGCTGCGTCTGCCCTGCACGCCCTGGCCCTCCTGGTCCTCCTGGTTCTCCTGGCATGAAG GGAGAGAAAGGTGACCGAGGGTacccgggagagagaggccAGCCTGGAATCTCTGGGGAGAAGGGGAAGTCTGGCAGCCCAGGACAGCCAGGTCACCAGGGTCCCCGGGGCCCCCCAGGTCCTCCAGGACCACCGGGGCCCCCGGGCCCCCCAGGCACCTGGGGAGCCAGGAGCCCACCTGCGCCTGCCACCCTCCTTGAGGGATCAGAGAATGAG CTGGGACCCTCCAGCCCTGTGGGACACCCGGGACCCCCAGGTCCCCCTGGCCTGCCTGGCATGCCTGGACCCCCAGGCTATCCAGGCCATGATGGTCCCCCAGGGATCCCTGGGCGAGAGGGAAAGCCAGGACCCCCCGGCCCTCCCGGGGCTGTGGGACCACCCGGTTTCCCTGGGCCTGAAGGAACTCCAGGATCTCCAGGCTCAGCTGGGCCAGATGGACCCCCAGGGGCACCAGGGCTCCCAGGGCCTCAGGGTCCTCCCGGGGTGCCAGGGCATGAAGGACCCCCTGGTCCCACAGGACCTGCATCACTCCCTGGCAAACCGGGGCTCCGAGGGGAGCCAGGATTCCCAGGACTCAAG GGCGAGAAGGGCGAGCACGGACTGCCAGGCATGCCAGGGAACCCTGGCCGGACGGGAGACATGGGGCCTCCGGGCATGCCCGGTCCCATGGGGCCACCAGGACCACCTGGAGACTACAGG TGCGACTCACGCCATGGAGGACACCACGGATCAGCCGGGACACCGGGCCCCAAG gGAGAAAAGGGTGATCCCGGAGAGCCG GGGTGCTGCTACGGAGAACATGGGTGCAAACCGGGccacctccccttccccagcacaggcagccagcctggctcctgggGGTCCATCAGCACGTACCAAAGG GACAGCAAAGAGGAAGCAGAGATTTACGGAGCAATCATCCCCCAT GGTCTTCGAGGTCCCCCCGGGAACCCTGGCCCTCCTGGGCCCCCAGGCCCCCCTGGCCCACCAGGTCTTCTCTACTTCAAT AGGATGTACCCAACCCGTGCCCAGCCTCCATGCAAGCAGCCA GAGTAA
- the IGFBP4 gene encoding insulin-like growth factor-binding protein 4: MRPGPGLPGLPVLPVLLALLAAAARPGGGEEAIQCPPCSEERLARCKAPQGCAELVREPGCGCCATCALPRGTACGVYTARCGAGLRCYPPRGEPRPLRTLMHGQGICTDLADVEAIQESLQPPEKEEIDHPNNSFSPCSIHDRKCLQKQQAKRVNNGNKMRSSGSPHPREDARPIAQGSCQSELHRALERLAASQTRTHEDLYVIPIPNCDRNGNFHPKQCHPALDGQRGKCWCVDRKTGVKLPGFLELKGDLDCHQLADSM, encoded by the exons ATGcgcccggggccggggctgccggGGCTACCGGTGCTGCCGGTGCTGCTGGCGCTGCTGGCGGCGGCAGCGCGGCCGGGCGGCGGCGAGGAGGCGATCCAGTGCCCGCCGTGCTCGGAGGAGCGGCTGGCGCGGTGCAAGGCGCCGCAGGGCTGCGCGGAGCTGGTGCGGGAGCCGGGCTGCGGGTGCTGCGCGACCTGCGCTCTGCCCCGCGGCACCGCCTGCGGCGTCTACACCGCGCGCTGCGGAGCGGGGCTGCGCTGCTACCCGCCCCGCGGAGAGCCGCGGCCCCTCCGCACCCTCATGCACGGCCAGGGCATTTGCACCGACCTGGCCGACGTCGAGGCCATCCAGGAGAGCCTCCAGCCCCCAG agaaggaggagATCGACCACCCCAACAACAGTTTCAGCCCCTGCAGCATCCACGACCGCAAGTgcctgcagaagcagcaggcGAAGAGGGTCAACAACGGCAACAAGATGCGCAGCAGTGGGAGCCCCCACCCCCGCGAGGACGCGCGGCCCATC gcacagggctCGTGCCAGAGCGAGCTGCACCGCGCGCTGGAGCGGCTGGCGGCGTCACAGACCCGCACCCATGAGGACCTGTACGTCATCCCCATCCCCAACTGCGACCGCAACGGCAACTTTCACCCCAAGCAG TGTCACCCGGCGCTGGATGGGCAGCGCGGCAAGTGTTGGTGTGTGGACCGCAAGACGGGGGTGAAGCTGCCAGGCTTCCTGGAGCTGAAGGGGGACTTGGACTGTCACCAGCTGGCAGACAGCATGTGA